A single window of Nicotiana sylvestris chromosome 3, ASM39365v2, whole genome shotgun sequence DNA harbors:
- the LOC138887766 gene encoding uncharacterized protein, translated as MSASPGNWEGQSTTRPPLFNGQYYSWWKNRMRYHIIGKDYELWDIVTDGSLATMKKNTEGVYAPKTRADCNAEDLTKWENNVKAKKWLVCGLGPDEYNRIQSCTTTKEIWDNLQVAHEGTP; from the coding sequence atgagtgcatcACCTGGAAATTGGGAAGGACAATCCACTACTAGGCCACCACTCTTCAATGGCCAGTACTACTCCTGGTGGAAAAATAGAATGAGATACCACATCATAGGAAAGGACTATGAGCTATGGGACATTGTCACTGATGGATCCCTGGCTACCATGAAGAAAAATACTGAAGGAGTATATGCGCCAAAAACAAGAGCTGATTGCAATGCTGAGGACTTGACGAAATGGGAGAACAATgttaaggccaagaaatggcttgtgtgtggacttggtccagacgagtacaacagaattcaaagttgtaccactactaaggaaatttgggacaatttgcaagtggctcatgaaggaacaccttaA